Proteins encoded by one window of Rutidosis leptorrhynchoides isolate AG116_Rl617_1_P2 chromosome 7, CSIRO_AGI_Rlap_v1, whole genome shotgun sequence:
- the LOC139859422 gene encoding uncharacterized mitochondrial protein AtMg00810-like yields MTLLLLYVDDIILTSSSDSLRTSIISLLALEFSMKDLGPLSYFLGISVTRQPHSLFLQQTTYAKDIIEHAGRYSMSQCNPVHTPVDTSAKLSGTSGPPVANPTEYRSLARALQYLTFSRPDISYGVQQGTLSYDLYLYKSPNRHLIAYTDADWAGCPDTRRSTSGYCVYFGDNLISWSSKRQHILSRSSAEVEYRGIANVVSDSCWIRNLLLELHCPLPKCTLVFCDNVSAIFLSGNPVQHQ; encoded by the exons ATGACATTACTcttattatatgttgatgacatcattCTCACCTCTTCTAGTGATTCCCTTCGCACATCGATTATCTCTTTGTTGGCTCTTGAATTTTCCATGAAGGATCTCGGACCTTTAAGTTACTTTTTGGGAATTTCAGTTACTCGTCAGCCGCACAGTCTTTTCCTGCAGCAAACCACATATGCGAAGGATATTATCGAGCATGCGG GTCGTTACAGTATGTCTCAATGTAACCCTGTCCACACACCCGTTGATACGTCTGCGAAACTTAGTGGCACTTCTGGTCCTCCTGTTGCAAACCCTACAGAGTATCGAAGCTTAGCTAGAGCACTACAGTATTTGACTTTTTCACGTCCCGATATTTCTTATGGAGTTCAGCAA GGCACTTTATCTTACGATTTGTATTTGTACAAATCTCCAAACCGTCATCTCATTGCATATACTGATGCTGACTGGGCTGGTTGCCCAGACACTAGGCGCTCAACTTCTGGTTATTGTGTTTATTTTGGAGATAACCTTATCTCTTGGTCGTCCAAGCGTCAACATATCTTGTCCCGTTCTAGTGCTGAAGTAGAATATCGGGGTATTGCTAATGTCGTTTCTGATTCTTGTTGGATACGGAATCTACTGCTTGAGTTACATTGTCCACTGCCTAAGTGTACGCTTGTGTTTTGTGATAATGTCTCCGCTATTTTTCTTTCCGGGAATCCAGTTCAGCACCAATGA
- the LOC139859423 gene encoding uncharacterized protein: MSDDSSVSSGSMTKNSSLEFNDPLYLHPSDTSGASLITQKLKGTENYNVWSCAIKLALQTKYKLGFIDGSCPRYEYEDDEVLLSQWDRCNSVKIISCSQSGQSLSDYYHKLNAMWRQFDDMIKIDDIVSANKSFQEHVQFLKLMQFLMGLDDIYVPIRSQILTSDPVPTVKTAFSIISRDESHRMHNSSSSNVSKTQSSAFNSKTVNVVNNNSNNNRRKYKNPPLKCTNCNMLGHTVERCFELIGYPPGYIKKPFN; this comes from the exons ATGTCTGATGATAGTTCTGTTAGTTCTGGTAGTATGACTAAGAATAGTAGTTTAGAGTTTAATGATCCACTTTATTTACATCCTAGTGATACATCTGGAGCATCACTTATTACTCAAAAGTTAAAGGGTACTGAAAATTATAATGTATGGTCATGTGCTATCAAACTTGCTTTGCAAACTAAATATAAATTAGGATTTATTGATGGTTCTTGTCCTAGATATGAATATGAAGATGATGAAGTTTTACTCAGTCAATGGGATAGATGTAATTCTGTG AAAATTATTTCATGTAGTCAATCTGGACAATCATTATCTGATTATTACCATAAGTTGAATGCTATGTGGAGACAATttgatgatatgattaaaattgatgatattgTGTCTGCTAATAAGTCTTTTCAAGAACATGTTCAGTTTTTAAAACTTATGCAGTTCTTAAtgggtcttgatgatatatatgttCCTATTAGAAGTCAAATTCTCACCTCTGACCCTGTTCCTACTGTTAAAACTGCATTTTCTATTATTTCTAGGGATGAGTCACATAGAATGCATAATTCTTCAAGTTCTAATGTTAGCAAAACACAATCATCTGCTTTCAATTCTAAAACTGTTAAtgttgttaataataactctaataataacAGAAGAAAATATAAAAATCCACCTTTAAAATGTACTAATTGTAACATGCTTGGTCACACTGTTGAGAGGTGTTTTGAGTTAATTGGTTATCCTCCTGGCTATATTAAGAAACCATTTAATTAA
- the LOC139859424 gene encoding uncharacterized protein, whose amino-acid sequence MYADPRRRPVTFSVGERVYLKVSPWKGVIRFGKRGKLAPRYIGPFNIRQILNDQTVVLDLPAELAGIHDTFNICYLRKSKVDDEIQILPLHDLKVDMNKKLVEEPVRVVDRKVTRLRKKQIPMWGMGFPHYEETPIEYILIDYKDQDKA is encoded by the exons ATGTACGCAGATCCTCGTAGACGACCAGTGACATTTTCTGTGGGTGAACGTGTGTACCTGAAGGtatcgccttggaaaggtgtaattcgttttggtaaACGCGGAAAATTAGCTCCAAGGTATATAGGTCCATTTAACATCAGGCAGATATTGAACGATCAAACCGTGGTTCTGGATCTTCctgcagagttagctggtattcacgaTACATTTAacatatgttatcttcgtaagtccAAGGTAGACGACGAAATTCAGATTCTGCCGTTGCATGACTTAAAAGTTGACATGAAtaaaaagttagttgaagaaccagTCAGGGTTGTTGACAGAAAGGTTACCAGGTTACGTAAAAAACAGATACCAATG tGGGGAATGGGGTTTCCTCACTATGAAGAAACCCCAATTGAATATATACTCAT